The Desulfuromonadaceae bacterium genome has a segment encoding these proteins:
- a CDS encoding sensor domain-containing diguanylate cyclase, with protein MTQTADENSLVSTLSRRNEELRLLVDIGKALASSLDLEEILNTVLNEAGKLLKADIWSLLLREAGSDDLIFKIAVNPGTPPPQGERLSKGEGVAGWVVAHGEPLLISDIAQEPRFCERIDRDFKYRTTSIICAPIKSRDQIFGVIEMINTLDKESFSDNDLTIITTVADYVAIAIENARLFEKINELVITDELTGLFNARQLHRILKHEIERSERYGDELSLIFFDLDHFKDVNDTYGHLVGSRMLSEIGQLLKDNLRLSDHPIRYGGDEFIVVLPSTGKHDAFIVATKLCEKLRNFEFLVENTVLTMTGSFGVAAFPDDVNSTEEMIKLADSLMYEVKTAGRNNVKMLQGGILGTPQ; from the coding sequence TTGACGCAAACAGCGGACGAAAACAGTCTGGTTTCCACCCTCAGTCGACGCAATGAAGAATTGAGATTGCTGGTTGATATCGGCAAGGCGCTGGCTTCATCGCTCGATCTGGAAGAAATTCTCAATACCGTTTTGAATGAGGCCGGGAAACTGCTTAAAGCGGATATCTGGTCACTGCTGTTAAGGGAAGCTGGAAGTGACGACCTGATCTTTAAAATTGCGGTCAACCCGGGCACGCCCCCCCCGCAAGGAGAACGACTGTCGAAAGGAGAGGGGGTCGCGGGCTGGGTGGTGGCACACGGCGAACCGTTGCTGATCAGTGACATCGCGCAGGAACCCCGTTTTTGCGAACGCATTGACCGCGACTTCAAGTACCGAACCACGTCGATAATCTGTGCCCCGATTAAAAGTCGCGACCAAATTTTCGGGGTCATCGAAATGATCAACACCCTCGATAAAGAGAGTTTTTCCGACAACGATCTGACTATCATCACCACCGTGGCCGACTACGTCGCCATCGCCATCGAAAACGCCCGCCTGTTTGAAAAGATAAACGAGCTGGTGATCACCGACGAGCTGACCGGACTGTTCAACGCGCGCCAGCTGCATCGCATCCTCAAGCATGAAATTGAACGCTCTGAACGCTACGGCGACGAACTCTCGCTGATTTTTTTCGATCTTGACCACTTCAAGGATGTCAATGACACTTACGGCCATCTGGTCGGCAGTCGCATGCTGAGCGAAATTGGTCAGCTGTTAAAAGACAACTTGCGCTTGTCCGATCACCCCATTCGCTACGGCGGCGACGAGTTTATCGTCGTTCTGCCGTCGACCGGTAAACACGATGCATTTATTGTTGCCACCAAACTGTGTGAAAAACTGCGCAATTTCGAGTTCCTTGTCGAAAACACCGTGCTCACGATGACCGGGAGCTTTGGTGTTGCGGCATTTCCTGACGACGTCAACAGTACCGAAGAAATGATTAAACTGGCTGATTCACTGATGTACGAAGTCAAGACCGCCGGTCGCAACAATGTCAAGATGCTCCAGGGAGGAATTCTCGGCACACCGCAATAG
- the cysZ gene encoding sulfate transporter CysZ has product MANIWLSVNPLTRFSNGFFAPFRAGKFLIGHPRLYPYIIIPLIINVLVFSLTVYLGFNFFNDTVVELIPRRDAWYWAALSYFLWTCAVLLTAVLVFFLFSVVGNLIAAPFNDILSEKTEAVLRGTGSDDPWSWRGFVHDVRRTVGDELKKLGIFIAAMVVILLLNLIPLAGSVLYAVLSLLLTLFFLALEYTGFVFSRKRLGFAVQRQYLLSRKALMGGFSVGVLVLLTIPLLQFFCIPVAVVAATRLYCAEDLEITAGDVS; this is encoded by the coding sequence ATGGCAAATATCTGGTTGTCTGTAAATCCCCTGACGCGCTTTTCCAACGGTTTTTTTGCACCTTTTCGCGCCGGGAAGTTCCTCATCGGTCACCCACGGCTCTATCCTTACATCATTATCCCGCTGATTATTAATGTTCTGGTGTTTTCGCTGACGGTTTATCTGGGCTTTAATTTTTTCAATGATACGGTCGTCGAGCTGATTCCGCGTAGAGATGCCTGGTACTGGGCAGCCCTCTCGTATTTTCTCTGGACGTGTGCAGTGCTGCTGACGGCGGTGCTGGTTTTCTTTTTGTTTAGCGTCGTCGGCAATCTGATTGCCGCTCCTTTCAATGACATTCTTTCTGAAAAAACCGAAGCAGTGTTACGCGGCACAGGGTCTGATGATCCCTGGTCGTGGCGGGGGTTTGTTCATGACGTGCGCCGGACAGTCGGTGATGAGCTGAAAAAATTGGGTATTTTTATTGCGGCAATGGTGGTGATCCTGTTGCTCAACCTGATCCCGCTTGCCGGTTCTGTGCTCTATGCTGTCTTGTCGCTGTTGTTGACACTTTTTTTTCTGGCGCTCGAATACACCGGGTTTGTCTTCAGTCGCAAGCGGCTGGGCTTCGCGGTGCAACGTCAGTATCTATTATCACGTAAGGCCTTGATGGGAGGTTTCTCTGTCGGCGTACTGGTGTTACTGACCATCCCGCTTTTGCAATTCTTTTGTATCCCGGTTGCGGTGGTCGCCGCGACCCGACTCTATTGCGCCGAAGATCTGGAGATAACCGCCGGAGACGTATCATGA
- a CDS encoding tetratricopeptide repeat protein: MMLILIRVLCFFSLLAGLPLAAMAVAKHPDAPGLLRLETAVREQPQNIELREQLRETLLVAGTERLKERDYRGALALFDKGTALAPEDSRFYLYRGVSWYHLGHHDNAEDALKTARRLGDNSVLSLIVLGEVYYATGRLYEAQQIMTEAVEQNPAENNARKLLAKVQRDIDAEQKMTTDYGAHFLITYDDGVHGVVGDKVLDVLEGAYDTLGYVFDFYPETLVNVLLYKRLDFFDLTGSPDWSGGLYDGKIRVPVGGVDQMTPKMQGVLYHEYCHVVIRYLTRGRCPTWLNEGLAVWAERQRYKQPLSTLQKAVENGTLLSFEQLEKPFTTLPEGQVLLAYEQSGSLVDFLLRRFEWFEMQRLLKKVGDGVDGVTAVTAVYEKYGLDFDTLLREWRAELVAGIF, translated from the coding sequence ATGATGTTGATTTTGATCCGCGTCCTGTGCTTTTTTTCTCTTCTGGCTGGTCTCCCGCTGGCGGCGATGGCGGTTGCGAAACACCCGGATGCTCCGGGGTTATTACGGCTTGAAACCGCCGTCCGCGAGCAGCCACAAAATATCGAACTACGCGAACAGTTGCGTGAGACGTTGCTTGTCGCGGGGACCGAACGGCTCAAAGAGCGAGATTATCGGGGAGCGCTGGCTCTTTTTGATAAAGGCACAGCGCTGGCGCCGGAGGATAGTCGTTTCTACCTCTATCGGGGCGTTTCCTGGTATCACCTTGGCCATCATGATAATGCGGAAGATGCGCTGAAGACGGCTCGAAGGTTGGGGGACAATTCTGTCCTGTCGCTGATCGTGCTCGGGGAGGTTTATTATGCCACGGGGCGACTTTATGAGGCACAACAGATTATGACCGAAGCTGTTGAGCAAAACCCCGCGGAGAACAATGCACGAAAGTTGCTGGCTAAAGTGCAGCGCGACATCGATGCCGAGCAAAAAATGACGACCGATTACGGCGCACATTTTCTGATTACCTATGATGACGGGGTCCATGGAGTCGTTGGTGACAAGGTCCTTGATGTTCTGGAAGGGGCGTACGACACGCTTGGTTACGTGTTTGACTTTTACCCGGAAACATTGGTAAACGTGTTACTTTACAAACGGCTGGATTTCTTTGATCTGACCGGTTCACCGGATTGGTCAGGCGGCCTTTATGACGGGAAAATCCGGGTTCCGGTTGGCGGCGTTGACCAAATGACGCCGAAGATGCAGGGAGTGCTCTATCATGAATATTGTCATGTCGTGATCCGCTACCTGACGCGGGGGCGTTGTCCGACATGGCTGAACGAGGGGTTGGCTGTATGGGCTGAACGGCAGCGCTATAAACAGCCGTTGAGCACTTTGCAAAAGGCGGTTGAGAACGGAACGCTGTTGTCGTTTGAACAGTTGGAAAAACCTTTTACTACCTTACCAGAGGGGCAGGTCCTGCTGGCTTACGAACAGAGTGGGTCGCTTGTCGATTTTTTATTGAGGCGGTTTGAGTGGTTTGAAATGCAGCGCTTGCTGAAAAAGGTGGGGGACGGTGTTGATGGAGTGACTGCGGTTACCGCCGTTTATGAAAAGTACGGACTCGACTTCGATACGTTGCTGCGTGAATGGCGGGCTGAGCTTGTGGCGGGGATTTTTTAA
- the tig gene encoding trigger factor, which yields MNVTIEDISSVKKKLSFEVPTEQVDAAIEKAYQKIAKKAKVKGFRPGKVPRRVLENNYAAQAQSDAFQQLINESYPQALVEKAVFAVSDPQITESSTVAPGQAFTYVAEVEIKPEVEARDYVGFELEKEVYVGDDQAVDSRLEEMLESRATMEPTTRKKARQGDFVVIDFSGSIDGVPFAGGSATGHQLELGSNTFIPGFEEQIEGMKRHEERIVEVTFPEEYGNKEMAGKAATFKVTMQEINEKVVPKLDDKFAQGFGMETAEELRQQLTQIYSAQEVDRINSELRERMMAKLVERNNIEVPVAMVDSQLDYMLDNTRNRMKQQGMSLEMLGMSDASFRQMYRDAAVKQVQGSLLLEAVVRQEKIEVVDGDFDEKLAKVAEMAGAPLDVVKKHYASAEARRGLSAQIAEEKAIELILGKAHIKEVTKDELAAKQDAIKE from the coding sequence ATGAATGTTACGATTGAAGATATCAGCAGCGTCAAGAAAAAGTTGTCTTTTGAGGTGCCCACTGAGCAGGTTGATGCCGCAATTGAAAAGGCGTATCAGAAAATTGCCAAAAAGGCCAAAGTAAAAGGTTTTCGACCAGGGAAAGTACCGCGCCGTGTGCTGGAAAATAACTATGCAGCGCAGGCTCAGTCGGATGCTTTTCAACAGTTGATAAATGAGTCTTATCCCCAGGCATTGGTTGAAAAAGCGGTCTTTGCGGTGTCCGATCCGCAGATTACCGAAAGTTCAACAGTTGCGCCGGGTCAGGCGTTTACCTACGTTGCCGAGGTCGAGATCAAGCCGGAAGTTGAAGCCAGGGACTATGTCGGCTTTGAGCTGGAAAAGGAAGTTTACGTTGGTGATGACCAGGCGGTTGACTCGCGTCTGGAGGAAATGCTCGAATCACGCGCAACGATGGAGCCAACAACCCGGAAGAAAGCACGCCAGGGTGATTTTGTGGTCATTGATTTCTCCGGGTCGATTGATGGTGTCCCCTTCGCTGGTGGTTCGGCGACCGGTCACCAGCTGGAACTTGGTTCGAATACCTTTATTCCCGGTTTTGAAGAGCAGATTGAGGGCATGAAGCGTCATGAAGAGCGTATTGTTGAGGTGACTTTTCCGGAAGAATACGGAAATAAAGAGATGGCGGGTAAAGCTGCGACCTTTAAAGTGACCATGCAGGAGATTAATGAAAAGGTCGTGCCGAAACTTGACGATAAGTTTGCTCAAGGTTTCGGCATGGAGACGGCTGAAGAATTGCGGCAGCAGTTGACACAAATCTACTCAGCGCAGGAAGTTGATCGCATTAACAGTGAATTACGCGAGAGAATGATGGCAAAGCTGGTCGAGCGGAACAACATTGAAGTTCCTGTCGCGATGGTCGACTCACAGCTGGACTACATGCTCGACAACACCCGCAATCGTATGAAACAGCAGGGCATGTCTCTGGAAATGCTCGGCATGAGTGACGCGTCGTTCCGCCAGATGTATCGTGACGCAGCTGTCAAGCAGGTGCAGGGCAGTTTGCTGCTGGAGGCCGTTGTTCGTCAGGAAAAAATCGAGGTCGTTGATGGTGATTTTGATGAAAAACTGGCAAAAGTGGCTGAAATGGCCGGTGCGCCGCTTGATGTGGTTAAAAAGCACTACGCAAGCGCCGAGGCGCGTCGTGGCCTGAGTGCGCAGATCGCTGAAGAAAAAGCCATTGAGCTGATTCTGGGAAAGGCGCACATCAAGGAAGTAACGAAGGACGAATTGGCCGCCAAGCAGGATGCCATTAAGGAGTAA
- the clpP gene encoding ATP-dependent Clp endopeptidase proteolytic subunit ClpP, which translates to MHLIPMVVEQTGRGERSYDIYSRLLKDRIVFLGGAIDDSLSNLIIAQLLFLESEDPDKDIHLYINSPGGIVTSGMAIYDTMQYLRTPVSTICVGQAASMGAVLLAAGAAGKRFALPHARIMIHQPLGGFQGQATDISIHAQEILRMRETLNGVLADHIGQPIEKISADTDRDFFMSSAAARDYGIIDQIVANKTSAKKQE; encoded by the coding sequence ATGCACTTGATCCCGATGGTTGTGGAGCAAACTGGCCGGGGCGAGCGGTCGTACGATATTTATTCGCGCCTGCTGAAAGACCGGATTGTTTTCTTAGGTGGCGCAATCGACGATTCCCTCTCTAATTTGATCATTGCCCAATTGCTCTTTCTTGAGTCAGAAGATCCAGACAAGGATATTCATCTCTACATTAATTCCCCCGGAGGGATCGTTACTTCCGGGATGGCCATCTACGATACTATGCAGTATCTGCGTACGCCGGTATCGACGATATGTGTCGGACAAGCTGCAAGCATGGGGGCGGTTCTGCTTGCCGCCGGAGCGGCCGGGAAACGTTTTGCCCTGCCGCATGCCCGGATCATGATCCACCAGCCGCTTGGCGGGTTTCAGGGGCAGGCGACGGATATCAGTATTCATGCTCAGGAAATTTTGCGTATGCGTGAAACGCTCAATGGCGTCCTCGCCGATCACATCGGGCAGCCGATCGAAAAAATTTCCGCTGACACGGATCGCGATTTTTTCATGAGTAGTGCCGCGGCAAGAGATTATGGTATCATTGACCAGATCGTTGCTAACAAAACATCTGCGAAAAAACAGGAGTAG